Proteins from a genomic interval of Zingiber officinale cultivar Zhangliang chromosome 2A, Zo_v1.1, whole genome shotgun sequence:
- the LOC122041701 gene encoding histidine protein methyltransferase 1 homolog produces MEEKVYPSFSLSSLGFGPSASSRNPLPPSPAPVEVLITEEESLLESSVEPIVIADGLTLHKGRVSTSDVFGLANSDLVPGKYEGGLKLWEGSLDLVKRLHSEVHKGELVLRGKSVLELGCGHGLPGIFAGLEGASVIHFQDFNAEVLRNLTIPNVKVNVQKHLNQHESLPISKSSTPRTPSVRFFAGDWNEVHQLLLCRSNAGQQTATVSGSEGNLCDGYDVILMAETVYEPSSLSSLYALGKKCLQHPLGVIYMAGKKHYFGVGGGTRQFVNLVEEDGVMTASLLAEVADGSSNVREVWKFMFK; encoded by the exons ATGGAGGAG AAAGTGTACCCTAGTTTCTCTCTCTCGAGTCTGGGATTTGGGCCATCCGCATCTTCACGAAACCCCCTTCCGCCATCGCCGGCTCCTGTGGAAGTTCTCATCACCGAGGAG GAATCGCTGTTGGAATCAAGTGTGGAGCCTATAGTCATCGCCGATGGGCTTACTCTTCATAAG GGAAGAGTAAGTACCTCTGATGTGTTCGGGTTGGCCAACTCAGATTTAGTTCCGGGAAAATATGAAG GGGGCTTGAAGCTGTGGGAAGGTTCACTTGATCTTGTTAAGAGACTGCATTCTGAGGTCCACAAAGGCGAGTTAGTTCTCAGAGGAAAAAGTGTTTTAGAG CTTGGATGCGGTCATGGACTTCCAGGGATCTTTGCAGGCCTTGAG GGCGCATCAGTCATTCACTTTCAAGACTTTAATGCTGAGGTGCTTCGCAATCTAACCATCCCAAATGTGAAAGTCAATGTACAGAAACACTTAAACCAACATGAATCATTGCCTATAAGCAAGTCATCAACTCCCAGAACCCCTAGCGTTCGTTTCTTTGCTGGTGATTGGAATGAAGTCCATCAGCTTCTACTCTGCCGTTCTAATGCTGGTCAACAAACAGCAACAGTTTCTGGTTCAGAGGGAAACTTATGTGATGGTTACGATGTCATTTTGATGGCAGAAACTGTGTATGAACCGTCCTCCCTTAGTAGTCTCTATGCACTTGGCAAAAAG TGTTTGCAACATCCTCTTGGAGTAATCTATATGGCAGGAAAGAAGCATTATTTCGGAGTTGGTGGTGGTACAAGGCAATTTGTAAATTTGGTTGAAGAAGATG GTGTAATGACAGCTTCTTTGCTTGCTGAGGTTGCTGATGGTTCATCCAATGTGCGGGAAGTGTGGAAATTCATGTTCAAATAG
- the LOC122041700 gene encoding pentatricopeptide repeat-containing protein At1g08070, chloroplastic-like gives MSDRFTNIISLLQQPGTVHLHRHLAQIHSLFIRSQPDLLPLFLDHVLLTLSPSPAAAMHALELFESIPQPEPDLCGRIVSAFSKLSLHREVLAAFFSAHRKGTPLPFPSISLALKACASIPDSEQGRQVHGHLLLRGLGSNVFIQAALIDFYCKAGDLSSAQRAFDDIAVKDAVPVNCLISGYSKAGNVLKARRLFDEMTRRTSASWNSMISCYSRSGDFPEALRLFERMQQENARPNGITVVTLLSICAKLGDLKTGEKVKCLITDIGLQKDMILQTALLEMYVKCGDVDKARQVFDEMEHRDVVAWSAMISGYAQNGKSEEALELFERMKAKNCKPNEVTLVGILSASAQLGSAEVGEHIGSYIEGQGLATGVYVCSALVDMYSKCGNIEGARRVFDKMKERDVVTWNSMIAGLALNGLAEDSFSLYRRMKVENFKPNDITFVGLLTACTHTGRVEQGLATFHSMKLKHGIAPKVEHCACIVDLFCRSGLLEDAYEFICEMEVEPNVVIWGTLLSSCRIHSNVELAEICMKKLLVLEPENSSNYVLLSNIYADARRWDSVREIRNLMKRKNVQKLSAYSWIELDGEVHKFLVEDLYHPSCDEIYRVLDSLSFQLTRENCFNAEVEELCRVY, from the exons ATGTCCGATCGATTTACGAACATCATCTCTCTCCTCCAACAGCCCGGTACCGTCCACCTCCACCGCCACCTCGCTCAGATTCACTCCCTTTTCATCCGGTCCCAGCCCGacctcctccctctcttcctcgatCATGTCCTCCTCACTCTCTCCCCTTCCCCCGCCGCCGCTATGCACGCGCTCGAGCTGTTCGAATCCATTCCCCAGCCGGAACCCGACCTCTGCGGCAGGATCGTCTCTGCCTTTTCCAAGCTTTCTCTCCATCGAGAGGTCCTCGCTGCCTTCTTCTCCGCTCACCGCAAAGGGACTCCGTTACCGTTTCCATCCATCTCTCTCGCTCTCAAAGCCTGCGCTTCGATCCCAGATTCTGAACAAGGCAGGCAAGTCCACGGCCACCTCTTGCTTCGTGGGCTCGGATCTAACGTCTTCATTCAGGCCGCATTGATTGATTTCTACTGCAAGGCCGGTGATTTAAGTTCCGCGCAGAGAGCCTTCGATGATATCGCCGTCAAGGACGCGGTTCCAGTAAACTGCTTGATCTCCGGCTACTCCAAAGCTGGAAATGTCCTCAAAGCCCGCCGGCTGTTTGATGAAATGACTAGGAGAACGTCCGCTTCTTGGAACTCCATGATCTCTTGCTATTCCCGCAGTGGAGACTTCCCTGAAGCTCTGAGGTTGTTCGAGCGGATGCAGCAGGAGAATGCCCGGCCTAACGGGATCACTGTGGTGACACTTTTATCCATATGTGCGAAGCTAGGCGACTTGAAGACAGGGGAGAAGGTAAAGTGCTTGATCACTGACATTGGCTTGCAGAAAGATATGATTTTGCAAACCGCATTGCTAGAAATGTACGTTAAGTGTGGGGATGTGGACAAGGCACGCCAAGTGTTTGATGAAATGGAGCACAGAGATGTTGTTGCGTGGAGTGCCATGATCAGTGGCTATGCTCAGAACGGGAAGTCGGAAGAGGCGCTTGAGCTTTTCGAGAGGATGAAAGCGAAGAATTGCAAGCCGAACGAGGTCACTCTCGTCGGCATCTTGTCTGCCAGCGCGCAACTCGGCAGTGCAGAAGTCGGAGAACACATAGGAAGTTACATTGAGGGACAAGGTCTGGCAACAGGGGTTTATGTTTGCTCAGCTCTGGTCGACATGTACTCAAAGTGTGGGAACATCGAAGGAGCTCGTAGGGTGTTTGATAAAATGAAAGAAAGGGATGTTGTCACGTGGAATTCGATGATCGCCGGACTCGCATTGAATGGGCTGGCCGAAGATTCATTCAGTCTCTATCGGAGGATGAAGGTGGAGAACTTCAAGCCAAATGACATAACCTTTGTTGGCTTACTAACGGCGTGCACTCATACAGGCCGAGTCGAGCAAGGACTTGCAACATTTCACAGCATGAAGCTCAAACATGGCATCGCGCCAAAGGTTGAGCACTGTGCTTGCATAGTCGATCTTTTCTGTAGGTCAGGGCTCTTGGAAGATGCTTACGAGTTCATTTGCGAGATGGAAGTAGAGCCTAATGTGGTTATTTGGGGCACCTTATTGAGTTCGTGCAGAATTCATTCAAATGTTGAGCTCGCTGAGATCTGCATGAAGAAGCTACTGGTTTTGGAGCCGGAGAACTCATCTAACTATGTGCTTCTATCGAATATCTACGCCGACGCACGCAGATGGGACAGCGTAAGAGAGATTAGGAATTTGATGAAGAGAAAGAATGTGCAGAAGCTATCTGCATATAGCTGGATAGAATTGGATGGTGAAGTACATAAATTTCTGGTGGAAGACTTGTATCATCCAAGTTGCGATGAGATATACCGTGTCCTCGACAGCTTAAGCTTCCAATTAACACGG GAGAACTGCTTCAATGCTGAAGTTGAGGAGCTGTGTCGAGTTTATTAA
- the LOC122041703 gene encoding plant cysteine oxidase 2-like encodes MPSAVQRLFDTCKDVFADVGSGAVPSPADVERLRSVLDTLKPQDVGLSRNLPLFKHASTNRPPAVTYLHLSAFPNFSIGIFLPPTNSSHPAT; translated from the exons ATGCCGAGTGCTGTGCAGAGGCTGTTTGATACCTGCAAGGATGTGTTTGCTGATGTCGGATCAGGGGCCGTCCCGTCGCCGGCTGATGTGGAGCGCCTTCGATCCGTCCTGG ATACTTTAAAGCCACAAGATGTTGGTCTAAGTCGCAACCTACCCCTTTTCAAGCATGCCTCAACAAATAGACCTCCTGCTGTAACATATTTGCACCTTTCTGCATTCCCCAATTTTTCG ATTGGTATTTTTTTGCCTCCCACGAACAGCAGTCATCCCGCTACATAA
- the LOC122041702 gene encoding probable WRKY transcription factor 43 has translation MNQPDDMMLFEVDDFLAFADQVAEEPEPPAQELDCGGIKNKKIRNAGSSSSSTKNTLAKVGFITKSEIELLDDGYRWRKYGKKKVKSSPNPRNYYRCSSIGCNVKKRVERHQDDSSFVITTYEGVHNHHAPQPAAVQHQARHLPNSDG, from the exons ATGAATCAGCCCGACGACATGATGCTGTTCGAGGTCGACGATTTCCTGGCCTTCGCTGATCAGGTCGCAGAAGAACCAGAACCCCCTGCTCAGGAGCTTGACTGCGGCGGCATCAAGAATAAGAA GATCAGGAATGCAGGAAGTTCATCATCTTCCACGAAGAACACTCTCGCAAAAGTCGGGTTCATTACAAAGTCTGAGATTGAGTTGCTAGATGATGGATACAGGTGGAGGAAGTATGGGAAGAAGAAGGTTAAAAGTAGTCCAAATCCGAG GAACTACTATCGGTGCTCAAGTATCGGATGCAATGTGAAGAAGAGAGTCGAGCGCCACCAAGATGATTCAAGCTTTGTGATAACCACATATGAGGGTGTCCATAATCATCATGCTCCGCAACCTGCGGCTGTGCAGCATCAAGCTCGTCATCTGCCAAACTCTGATGGCTAA